From Deinococcus budaensis, a single genomic window includes:
- a CDS encoding DUF4129 domain-containing protein produces the protein MTPASPTPTRRPWRPDRSWLLLAAPLVAVSWLPWWAVLGLLVALTLTHHEGEARLVRVPLLLLGGGLGLALLLPDLRGAGGAVIFVWTFARVIAGTLLVYWSVSLLEGGNRRWGAAGLAALLLPGALLPGALSPLGLAAGVLALVLTLLGAVGRENSPARRLGGGGRAGLAVTGAAAAVGALLGLAALSWAAPAPAAGVASAPAAPAAQQDRPPGTDPGGREGESAGAGRGERPRPSAPAPPGDLRDVLPGSEYSLLGAALLIGALLFTTWRLRERGARGRRAVRWWEVAAVLGLGLTAVLLLLFGLAVRSGAGAAGGPGGGVAVGAGGPLVPAASPAVSALPPLWRGTLTALNLLALAFFTLLALGVLWTGLRARRAAAQAGVLAPGLLPAEPPGALHRVRLAYRAAQGSLAAAGLGRAFSETPAEHAARAALTRPDLAPALDTLVAAYAPVRYGGRVTDEDAEKAEAAAREIGRLGAGRPPAPPPSFPESETP, from the coding sequence GTGACCCCCGCCTCCCCGACCCCCACGCGGCGGCCCTGGCGCCCGGACCGCTCGTGGCTGCTGCTGGCTGCGCCGCTGGTGGCGGTGTCCTGGCTGCCGTGGTGGGCGGTGCTGGGCCTCTTGGTGGCCCTGACGCTGACCCACCACGAGGGCGAGGCCCGGCTGGTGCGGGTGCCGCTGCTGCTGCTGGGAGGCGGCCTGGGCCTCGCGCTGCTGCTGCCGGACCTGCGGGGAGCCGGGGGAGCCGTGATCTTCGTCTGGACCTTTGCGCGGGTGATCGCGGGGACGCTGCTGGTGTACTGGAGCGTGTCCCTGCTGGAGGGAGGCAACCGCAGGTGGGGCGCGGCCGGGCTGGCGGCGCTGCTGCTGCCCGGCGCCCTGCTGCCTGGGGCGCTCTCCCCGCTGGGTCTGGCGGCGGGTGTGCTCGCGCTGGTTCTCACGCTGCTGGGCGCGGTGGGGCGCGAGAACAGCCCTGCCCGGCGGCTGGGGGGCGGCGGGCGGGCGGGGCTGGCCGTGACGGGCGCGGCCGCCGCAGTGGGGGCGCTGCTGGGCCTCGCTGCCCTTTCCTGGGCGGCCCCGGCTCCGGCGGCTGGGGTGGCGTCTGCCCCGGCCGCCCCGGCGGCGCAGCAGGACCGCCCACCGGGGACAGACCCCGGTGGGCGAGAGGGCGAGTCGGCGGGCGCCGGGCGCGGCGAGCGGCCCCGGCCGAGCGCCCCCGCGCCGCCGGGGGACCTCCGTGACGTGCTGCCCGGCTCGGAGTACTCGCTACTGGGCGCCGCGCTCCTGATCGGGGCGCTGCTTTTCACCACCTGGCGTCTGCGGGAGCGGGGGGCGCGGGGGCGGAGGGCCGTTCGCTGGTGGGAGGTGGCGGCCGTGCTGGGGCTGGGGCTGACGGCGGTCTTGCTGCTGCTGTTCGGCCTCGCGGTGCGCTCTGGGGCAGGGGCCGCCGGAGGGCCGGGCGGCGGGGTGGCGGTGGGCGCGGGCGGGCCGCTGGTGCCCGCCGCTTCCCCCGCCGTGAGCGCGCTGCCGCCGCTGTGGCGCGGGACGCTCACGGCGCTGAATCTGCTAGCGCTGGCCTTTTTTACCCTGCTGGCCCTGGGGGTGCTGTGGACCGGCCTGCGTGCCCGCCGCGCCGCCGCACAGGCCGGAGTGCTGGCCCCCGGCCTCCTCCCGGCGGAGCCGCCGGGGGCGCTGCACCGCGTCCGCCTGGCCTACCGCGCCGCGCAGGGGAGTCTGGCGGCGGCGGGGTTGGGCCGCGCTTTTTCCGAGACGCCCGCCGAGCACGCCGCCCGCGCGGCCCTCACGCGGCCGGACCTCGCCCCTGCGCTGGACACCCTGGTCGCCGCCTACGCCCCGGTGCGCTACGGGGGCCGCGTGACCGACGAGGACGCCGAGAAAGCCGAGGCCGCCGCCCGCGAGATCGGCCGCCTGGGCGCGGGCCGCCCTCCCGCCCCCCCTCCCTCCTTCCCCGAAAGCGAGACCCCGTGA
- a CDS encoding AAA family ATPase gives MSAVQRFAQAVETNVARVLVGKSDVTRLSLAGILAGGHLLLEDAPGTGKTMLARALAASLGLDFRRVQFTPDLLPGDVTGVSVYRPATGEFEFVPGPVFTGLLLADEINRATPKTQSALLEAMGEGQVTESGVTHRLAPPFVVIATQNPIEHEGTYRLPEAQLDRFLLKLSVGYPTLDEEVQMLARLQGAHPIETLTAVAAPGDLLAARAAVRGVRVSDDLRRYMAGLGARTRSHGQVALGAGPRASLALQGVAQALAALSGRAFVIPDDVKAAAPGVLAHRLNLRIEARLAGTPPESVVAEVLRQEPVPADPAALAGTPL, from the coding sequence CTGTCGGCCGTTCAGCGCTTCGCCCAGGCGGTCGAGACCAACGTGGCCCGCGTGCTGGTGGGCAAATCGGACGTGACCCGCCTGAGCCTCGCCGGGATTCTGGCGGGAGGCCACCTGCTGCTCGAAGACGCCCCCGGCACCGGCAAGACCATGCTGGCCCGCGCGCTGGCCGCCAGCCTGGGCCTGGACTTCCGGCGGGTGCAGTTCACGCCCGACCTGCTGCCGGGTGACGTGACGGGGGTGAGCGTGTACCGCCCGGCCACCGGCGAGTTCGAGTTCGTGCCCGGCCCGGTCTTCACCGGGCTGCTGCTCGCCGACGAGATCAACCGCGCCACCCCCAAGACCCAGTCGGCGCTGCTGGAGGCGATGGGGGAGGGGCAGGTCACCGAGTCGGGCGTCACGCACCGCCTGGCCCCGCCCTTCGTGGTGATCGCCACCCAGAATCCCATCGAGCACGAGGGGACCTACCGCCTGCCCGAAGCGCAGCTCGACCGCTTTCTGCTCAAGCTCTCGGTGGGCTACCCCACGCTGGACGAGGAGGTGCAGATGCTCGCCCGGCTCCAGGGCGCCCACCCCATCGAGACGCTGACGGCGGTCGCCGCGCCCGGGGACCTGCTGGCGGCGCGGGCGGCGGTGCGCGGGGTGCGCGTCTCGGACGACCTGCGGCGCTACATGGCGGGCCTGGGGGCGCGGACGCGCTCGCACGGGCAGGTCGCGCTGGGAGCCGGGCCGCGCGCCAGCCTCGCCCTCCAGGGGGTGGCGCAGGCGCTGGCGGCGCTGTCGGGGCGGGCTTTCGTGATTCCCGACGACGTGAAGGCCGCCGCCCCCGGCGTGCTGGCCCACCGCCTCAACCTGCGCATCGAGGCGCGGCTGGCCGGAACGCCCCCCGAGAGCGTGGTGGCCGAGGTGCTGCGCCAGGAGCCGGTGCCCGCCGACCCCGCCGCGCTCGCCGGGACCCCCCTCTGA
- a CDS encoding DUF58 domain-containing protein, translating to MAALLLLVGLAWLLSRRPPEVRLTRTFAPQGFEGTRLAYHVRLEIRTRRPLRVTVEDPTPLTVVSSEVLTVGGLTLGRTVTELDGSLLLNRRGEHAWPGGTLRWADPLGLFWRSAPLGVPGSLEVYPGTHGLVLPDLLRPLLSEGTLSRTLGLEDPISLRGARPYLPGDPPGRVHWRLSARTGSLTVRELDRTAASSVTVFLDLQGSEVYVDSAVRLASSLVQEALALDLPVSVATRAGATPTGRTPEALRAALSLLARAQPEARPEVPLMPPTRAGGNLIVLTQAAGPALVEQAMRARASASRVVIVAIPDGFYLESGETPRRQWVGAPQTVRDLERRAGILAGAGVLVFVLRGNQSVLRLGA from the coding sequence CTGGCCGCCCTGCTGCTTCTGGTCGGGCTGGCCTGGCTGCTGTCGCGCCGCCCGCCAGAGGTGCGGCTGACCCGCACCTTTGCGCCCCAGGGGTTCGAGGGGACCCGCCTTGCGTACCACGTCCGCCTCGAGATCCGCACCCGGCGCCCCCTGCGGGTGACCGTGGAGGACCCCACGCCGCTCACGGTCGTCTCCAGCGAGGTGCTGACGGTGGGCGGGCTGACGCTGGGGCGCACGGTTACCGAACTTGACGGCTCCCTGCTGCTCAACCGCCGGGGCGAGCACGCCTGGCCGGGCGGCACGCTGCGCTGGGCCGATCCGCTGGGGCTGTTCTGGCGCTCGGCGCCGCTGGGCGTGCCCGGCTCCCTGGAGGTCTACCCCGGCACGCACGGGCTGGTGCTGCCCGATCTGCTGCGCCCGCTGCTCAGCGAGGGGACTCTGTCGCGCACACTGGGCCTGGAAGACCCCATCAGCCTGCGCGGGGCGCGGCCCTACCTGCCGGGCGACCCGCCGGGCCGGGTCCACTGGCGGCTCTCGGCGCGCACGGGGTCTCTCACCGTGCGCGAACTCGACCGCACCGCCGCGAGCAGCGTGACCGTCTTTCTGGACCTCCAGGGCAGCGAGGTCTACGTGGACAGCGCCGTGCGGCTGGCGAGCAGTCTGGTGCAGGAAGCGCTGGCGCTCGACCTCCCGGTCAGCGTGGCGACCCGGGCGGGCGCCACCCCCACGGGCCGCACCCCGGAAGCCCTGCGCGCCGCCCTGAGCCTGCTGGCCCGCGCCCAGCCCGAGGCCCGGCCGGAAGTCCCGCTGATGCCCCCCACCCGCGCGGGCGGCAACCTGATCGTGCTGACCCAGGCGGCCGGCCCCGCCCTGGTCGAGCAGGCGATGCGGGCGCGGGCCTCGGCCAGCCGGGTGGTGATCGTGGCGATTCCCGATGGCTTTTACCTCGAATCCGGCGAGACGCCCCGGCGCCAGTGGGTCGGGGCGCCGCAGACGGTGCGCGACCTGGAGCGCCGGGCGGGCATCCTGGCGGGGGCGGGCGTGCTGGTGTTCGTGCTGCGCGGCAACCAGAGCGTGCTGCGGCTGGGGGCCTGA
- a CDS encoding M-like protein, with amino-acid sequence MTQRDDHTDVPRTEDEISNVDLQFMGRTDERRDALKDARAEARNADEFEERGLDKQDVASQGSMIASDPASTIPGDETSEDTGQG; translated from the coding sequence ATGACCCAGCGTGACGATCACACCGACGTGCCCAGGACCGAGGACGAGATCAGCAACGTGGACCTGCAATTCATGGGCCGCACCGACGAGCGCCGCGACGCCCTCAAGGACGCCCGCGCCGAGGCCCGCAACGCCGACGAGTTCGAGGAACGTGGCCTCGACAAGCAGGACGTGGCCTCGCAGGGCAGCATGATCGCCAGCGACCCCGCCAGCACCATCCCCGGCGACGAGACCTCCGAGGACACCGGGCAGGGCTGA